The following coding sequences are from one Plasmodium knowlesi strain H genome assembly, chromosome: 9 window:
- a CDS encoding radial spoke head protein, putative, with amino-acid sequence MKNNLMLSLNNAKDYLKSRNENGQSVYNHICDIINFIIVEKPEKSYEHFEMISSHIKESKKGGCVSDPSAASYASSSHRAKGKTSKDLNTKDVNLDNYILQDYIKNKKDWLAKIKFSLQKRLQPKPSHLPFLKNFNEQAKLINWAGYHIGSDSVWLINESMKDVLEKYKNELTSLHFWGILKGVKKDYYILEGLLKGDSNFLFQKKGEKSAPSEDSKGEKSSGSEGSASTDGGDEEDEDDDEDDDDDGDDDEEEEEENDNDEEQDSRHKKHRKAKNSKGKNKSTDNHHLNYRKEDFVTFNKRVNRHVYWASVNGTDEWVLLKPTTPQYIQMAKKTNKMLTGDMNKIITAFPNIAIKEKHYLRALISLISSHTHISPRKYYITRGAEKKQLARKGKKGAKNQNSDEDEDEQDYSDASNGKNDDSSETKDENEYTENGEEEEEEEMRKNEDEGDKRNGDLDHENDNHLAGDDILIENKKFQYDANALSRLDNWVHCKHSFLPNGHVCYPKDGLRKKGGQESNTQMKQMIKNNPPLKILRGINAQEENQVAPTWKVKHLNPGHSYGAHSLHYDVIVLYNFIFYGAFTVYSNKQFFNFYIGNGIKSKHSFIHTYQPGKIESDESELSEVDHSS; translated from the coding sequence ATGAAGAACAATCTGATGCTTTCCCTTAACAACGCCAAGGACTACCTGAAAAGCCGGAACGAAAATGGCCAATCCGTGTACAACCACATATGCGACATTATAAATTTTATCATCGTGGAGAAGCCAGAAAAGAGTTATGAACACTTCGAAATGATCTCTAGTCATATAAAGGaaagtaaaaaggggggttgTGTTTCCGATCCATCTGCCGCATCATATGCCTCTTCTTCCCACCGTGCGAAGGGAAAAACATCCAAAGATCTCAACACGAAAGATGTCAATTTAGACAACTACATATTACAAGACtacataaaaaacaaaaaggactggctagccaaaataaaattctcaCTCCAGAAGAGACTGCAGCCAAAACCTTCCCATTtaccctttttaaaaaattttaacgagCAAGCGAAATTAATTAACTGGGCAGGGTATCACATAGGGAGTGATTCTGTTTGGCTCATCAATGAATCCATGAAAGATGTTCtggagaaatataaaaatgaattaacaTCCCTACATTTTTGGGGAATACTcaaaggggtaaaaaaagacTACTACATTTTGGAAGGGCTTCTAAAGGGAGACTccaattttctctttcagAAGAAAGGCGAAAAATCCGCACCTTCGGAGGATTCAAAAGGAGAGAAGTCCTCTGGGAGTGAAGGGTCCGCATCAACAGACGGGGGagatgaagaggatgagGACGATGacgaagatgatgatgatgatggtgatgacgacgaagaggaagaggaagagaacgATAATGATGAAGAGCAGGATAGCCGACATAAGAAGCAcaggaaagcaaaaaattcaaaggggaaaaataaatctaCGGACAACCACCATCTGAACTACAGAAAGGAAGACTTTGTCACCTTCAACAAAAGAGTCAATAGACACGTCTACTGGGCATCCGTGAACGGAACAGATGAATGGGTTCTCCTAAAGCCTACAACGCCACAGTACATCCAAATGGCTAAGAAAACGAATAAAATGCTCACGGGagatatgaacaaaataataaccGCCTTCCCAAACATCgccataaaggaaaagcacTACCTCAGAGCTCTCATTTCTCTCATATCCTCCCACACTCACATATCACCGAGGAAGTATTACATCACCAGaggtgcagaaaaaaaacagctagctaggaagggaaaaaagggagcgaaaaatcaaaacagtgatgaagatgaagatgaACAGGATTACTCCGATGCGTCTAACGGAAAAAATGACGACTCTAGTGAAACgaaagatgaaaatgaaTATACGGAGAATggtgaagaggaggaggaggaggagatgAGGAAGAACGAGGATGAGGGTGACAAACGGAACGGAGATCTTGACCATGAAAATGACAACCACCTTGCTGGGGATGATATCCTaatcgaaaataaaaagttccAATACGATGCAAATGCTCTCTCACGCCTAGATAATTGGGTTCACTGCAAACATAGCTTCCTGCCAAATGGACATGTCTGCTACCCCAAAGATGGACtcaggaaaaaggggggacaAGAAAGTAACACCCAAATGAAACAGATGATTAAAAATAACCCACCCTTAAAAATACTAAGAGGAATTAATGCACAAGAAGAGAACCAAGTTGCTCCCACGTGGAAGGTGAAGCACCTCAATCCTGGCCATTCCTACGGAGCTCATAGTCTCCACTACGACGTAATTGTCCTATACAATTTTATCTTTTATGGCGCCTTTACAGTTTACTCAAATaagcaattttttaacttttacATTGGAAATGGAATAAAGTCCAAGCATTCATTTATTCATACTTACCAGCCTGGCAAAATCGAATCGGACGAGAGTGAGCTGTCCGAGGTGGACCACTCAAGCTGA
- a CDS encoding DNA-directed RNA polymerase III subunit RPC8, putative, which translates to MFSLFRIEDVIKIEPHFMEEELKNVIEFLIRAKYVDKVLQNVGLCVGLYDILEVKNREILKGTGEIRFDVIFRLVYFQPFENEIIEGFVKNSDSNGIIISIGFFENIRVNCANLKEPKEFDMEKKEWFWMYEGIKFFYTKDELIRVRVLDTYFSDPNEMRKDETTPSMSITGTVQQDGLGLVKWWN; encoded by the exons ATGTTTTCCCTGTTTCGCATAGAGGACGTGATAAAGATTGAGCCCCATTTTATGGaagaggaattaaaaaatgtgattgAATTTTTGATAAGAGCCAAGTATGTTGACAAG GTGCTGCAAAATGTAGGTTTGTGTGTTGGTCTGTATGACATACTGGAGGTGAAGAATAGGGAGATTCTAAAAGGCACAGGGGAGATTCGATTTGACGTAATTTTTAGGCTCGTATATTTCCAGCCAtttgaaaatgaaattattgAGGGCTTCGTTAAAAATTCCGACTCGAATGGGATAATAA TCAGCATAGGGTTCTTTGAGAACATCCGGGTGAACTGTGCCAATTTGAAGGAGCCCAAGGAATT CGATatggagaagaaggagtGGTTCTGGATGTACGAGgggataaaatttttttacaccaAAGATGAGTTGATCAGGGTGCGAGTGCTGGACACCTATTTTAGCG ACCCCAACGAAATGCGGAAGGATGAAACGACGCCATCGATGTCCATAACG GGCACCGTGCAGCAGGACGGGCTAGGCTTGGTCAAATGGTGGAACTAG
- a CDS encoding metabolite/drug transporter, putative: MKKWKGKRRWHINIILMFIHHFFDRINYSMRNTFLHDHYIYMKFRKNKVIGLLSIINSSVCLVITPLVGYYCDKHKKDRKKMLQAISVSYLLVNIIHYMFIRTSSLGLIIFVTAITKMLHECSHVITESIFIESIDRGKKSIIFTYQKLISTVATMLGPFFCLILFYVYNDKWNIKNIFVIFQFSILTILPQTFISFLWQNNSVDMVKNPEEMELISKKNDKKTIFCLSTNHIPYIVFVSHIITLAGAGMTFKYFSLFLKSEYKVSPMLMCVLNIVIPVLLSFFTYISQKLSKSLGRAQVSLFFTTIGFLLLCSLLYIHNYQDVLKVHVFRSVFQNCTNSIDKSILYDFIDTNRYTGRWMGVQSLYYAVWSISAYFGGWLSDMSSYRNTFKITTFFYLISLIIYAPLLWLVPVKETM, translated from the exons atgaaaaaatggaaagggaaaagaagatggcacataaatataattcTTATGTTCATCCATCATTTCTTTGATAGGATAAACTACTCCATGAGAAATACGTTTCTCCATGACCACTACATTTATATGAAGTttagaaaaaacaaagttaTCGGTTTGTTGTCCATTATTAATTCTTCAGTATGTTTAGTAATAACCCCCTTGGTGGGGTACTACTGTGACAAGCATAAGAAGgacaggaagaaaatgttgCAAGCCATATCTGTCTCCTACCTCCTGGTCAATATCATCCACTACATGTTCATACGCACGAGCAGTCTGGGCCTCATCATATTCGTCACTGCTATAACGAAGATGCTGCACGAGTGTTCGCACGTGATTACCGAGTCGATCTTCATAGAGAGCATAGACCGGG GCAAGAAGAGCATCATCTTTACATACCAGAAACTCATAAGCACAGTAGCCACCATGCTagggccttttttttgtctcatCCTATTCTACGTGTATAATGATAAgtggaacataaaaaatatttttgtcaTATTCCAGTTTTCTATATTAACAATTCTCCCACAGACATTCATAAGTTTCTTGTGGCAAAACAATTCTGTCGACATGGTTAAAAATCCTGAGGAGATGGAACtgatatcaaaaaaaaacgataagAAAACGATTTTCTGTCTCTCCACAAATCATATACCTTACATTGTTTTCGTTTCTCACATTATTACCCTAGCTGGGGCAG GAATGACGTTCAAATACTTTTCCCTGTTTCTCAAGTCCGAATATAAAGTGTCACCCATGCTGATGTGTGTCCTCAACATTGTTATTCCAGTTctcctctcctttttcacctaca TTTCGCAAAAGCTGTCCAAGTCGCTCGGCCGGGCACAGGTTTCTCTCTTCTTCACCACCATTGGCttttt GCTTCTCTGTTCACTTCTATACATACACAATTACCAGGATGTTTTGAAGGTTCACGTTTTTAG GAGTGTCTTTCAAAATTGCACCAACTCGATAGATAAAAGTATTCTCTATGACTTCATCGACACGAACCGATACACAG GTCGCTGGATGGGTGTGCAAAGCTTGTACTACGCCGTGTGGTCCATCAGCGCGTACTTTG gCGGATGGCTCTCCGACATGTCGTCATACAGGAACACGTTTAAAATAACAA cctttttttatttgatatCTTTGATAATATATGCCCCCCTGTTGTGGCTCGTGCCGGTCAAAGAAACCATGTga
- a CDS encoding calcium/calmodulin-dependent protein kinase, putative, with product MESNGAVHKIQEKRKKRKILDLEEPNFGSANVSAYSNARVCTNRNCASADEPRHRKKIIKLKNRKIEDLFVIKNFLPICEEFLIKHHENIFSNLLSKQDEEKRKKTENGDSLQAIKEGEVGQDESEVGMKVIQIEQNSDRRGGEIKEEERTRRKVKRKKRSKSLDNMERGCESVDHLEDSPTVNSEEGSTPNDHQSNLYKMFVQHTKQCLREMDLPFDRAVLLNIVDKKDNTHKIMKIVNKKKVITAFGETWECMIEHIMSLREHKNLMKIYDIYDDEKNFYMIMEKLHGKELFNFLVYKKQVKESVCKYIISQIFQAINYLHHHNIIHRDIKPENLMFRNKKRKDKTYQYNYELVLIDFDTCQFLYPLDSDHLAPLYCSPGTTNITNSVSPSSCANGMESDCPKLCKHREVKKMEQKKGNFPEEIRKKLSKPFSERSTSGRNTQHQRSGTSNLCHHSGRQETGTKSSLRKKHMKLVGTYGYIAPEIIKGYNYSILSDMWSIGIIFYILMTGITPLPMCLMVNYKNTKDIILKKEKKGINFSLLSFNRYPLARDLCEKLLQFDPADRMPNSVIASHHPWLRYFNMLARNITLCPSGKEYLSPSHLNQNLLHSATYVNSKRPRYEDRNSHVILPYHIHQQMYQKEDLHPFLSLSSEQKYYYLINQGVKNYYALGNDIFPHSGLSTSIERLPYLRGGNLSGDTLPVCDEKIIATVYPAQNNFEEKKYPMNYYHHRDSKHSPSISHQFSGGYNGADAGSLHAGEEMTSVLHTEKMTSREGDEMKDELKDELNDVDEDDHMEDNEKTNSAQRRRSFRKKTGKFFTNLKGKIIDGAIPPESENAQYASPHRYILTQRALRNRDDKHPLTGSLDSISVHPDEELTPECNNFVDLFEHLVEKKKRKFTMAGKTLDQLPAVENSFPMYYIRNDEPVDRTKDEINRLFKRKEHTTTMKEKNVEYIRTKNLSEIFASPSMCIIPQNDPMKTIQIDHDYKGAYGFSPHRHVHLSNNHFSVSHKGGGPNVILLPQPLPPSIIPLVYHHSNELRNSIVLNDKGHLTNDSEDIVHMISTDRHSNMCYANEALNAYDPCQVTNLYETPNSLNESQIQQLTLQEEHIDGMQNQQDADNGNLSRITTRSMLAQNLNIPPIYVDLRRTYKNNIEMVSPIFREN from the coding sequence ATGGAGAGCAACGGAGCCGTCCATAAAATccaggaaaagagaaaaaagcggaaaatTCTTGACCTAGAAGAACCCAATTTTGGGAGCGCCAACGTGAGTGCCTATTCAAATGCCAGGGTTTGTACTAATCGGAACTGTGCTTCTGCGGACGAACCCcgacacagaaaaaaaatcatcaagTTGAAAAATAGGAAGATAGAAGACCTCTTCGTTATAAAGAACTTCCTTCCCATATGCGAAGAATTTCTCATAAAGCACCAcgagaatattttttcaaacttgTTGTCAAAACAGGatgaggaaaagaggaagaaaactgAAAACGGGGATTCCTTACAGGCGATTAAGGAGGGGGAAGTCGGACAAGATGAATCCGAAGTAGGTATGAAGGTGATTCAGATAGAACAGAATAGTGATCGTAGAGGGGGAGAAATCAAGGAGGAAGAACGGACGAGGAGaaaggtgaaaaggaaaaagagaagcaaAAGTTTGGACAACATGGAAAGGGGATGCGAAAGTGTAGACCACTTGGAGGATAGCCCCACGGTGAACAGTGAAGAGGGGTCTACGCCAAACGATCACCAAAGCAACCTATACAAAATGTTCGTGCAACACACCAAGCAGTGCCTCCGAGAAATGGATCTCCCCTTCGATAGAGCGGTCCTCCTGAACATAGTAGATAAAAAAGACAACACAcacaaaataatgaaaatcgtaaataaaaaaaaagttatcacTGCATTTGGAGAAACATGGGAGTGCATGATTGAGCACATCATGTCTCTAAGGGAACACAAAAATCTCATGAAGATATATGACATATACgacgatgaaaaaaatttctataTGATTATGGAGAAGCTACATGGGAAGgaacttttcaattttttggtTTATAAAAAGCAGGTGAAAGAAAGTGTCTGTAAGTATATAATTAGCCAAATATTTCAAGCCATCAACTACCTCCACCACCATAACATTATCCATAGGGATATAAAACCTGAGAATCTTATGttcagaaataaaaagaggaaggataaAACATATCAATATAATTATGAGTTAGTCCTAATAGATTTTGATACTTGCCAATTTCTTTATCCCCTCGACTCAGATCATCTAGCTCCTTTGTACTGCTCTCCAGGAACTACCAATATAACTAACAGCGTTTCTCCATCCTCCTGTGCAAATGGAATGGAGAGCGATTGCCCCAAGTTGTGCAAACATagagaagtaaaaaaaatggaacagaaaaaagggaatttccCTGAGGAAATTCGAAAGAAATTGTCCAAGCCTTTTAGTGAGAGAAGCACAAGTGGAAGGAACACACAACATCAGAGAAGCGGTACATCTAACTTATGCCATCATTCTGGACGCCAAGAAACAGGAACCAAATCGTCCCTAAGGAAGAAGCACATGAAGCTTGTAGGCACTTACGGATACATAGCCCCTGAAATAATTAAAGGATATAATTATTCAATTTTATCAGACATGTGGTCCATAGGAATTATTTTCTACATTCTCATGACGGGCATCACCCCCTTGCCCATGTGCCTAATGGTGAACTACAAAAATACCAAGGACAttattttgaagaaggaaaaaaaaggaattaattTTAGCCTCCTCTCTTTTAATAGATACCCCTTGGCAAGGGACTTATGTGAGAAACTCTTACAGTTCGATCCCGCTGATCGCATGCCAAATTCTGTGATCGCATCACATCATCCTTGGTTAAGATATTTCAATATGCTTGCAAGAAACATCACCTTATGTCCATCTGGTAAAGAGTACCTATCACCTTCTCACCTCAACCAGAACCTTCTTCATAGCGCAACCTACGTGAATAGTAAGAGACCTCGCTATGAAGATAGGAACTCCCATGTTATCCTCCCTTACCACATACACCAACAAATGTAccagaaggaagatttacaCCCATTTCTGTCCCTCTCCAGTGAGCAAAAATATTACTACCTCATCAATCAAGgggtaaaaaattattacgcTCTCGGTAATGacatttttccccattcAGGATTGTCCACCTCCATAGAGAGACTCCCATATCTGCGTGGGGGTAACCTCAGCGGCGACACACTACCTGTGTGTGACGAGAAGATCATTGCCACGGTGTACCCTGCGCAAAACAATtttgaggagaaaaaatatcccaTGAATTACTACCATCACAGAGACAGTAAACACTCCCCAAGTATATCCCACCAATTTAGCGGGGGGTACAATGGCGCTGATGCTGGGAGTTTACACGCAGGTGAGGAAATGACATCCGTTCTACACACAGAGAAAATGACAAGCAGAGAGGGCGACGAAATGAAAGATGAACTGAAGGATGAACTAAACGATGTTGATGAGGATGACCATATGGAGGATAATGAAAAAACGAACAGTGCACAAAGGAGACGCtctttccgcaaaaaaacgggaaaatttttcacaaACCTCAAGGGGAAAATCATTGATGGTGCGATTCCCCCGGAGAGTGAAAATGCACAATATGCTAGCCCTCACCGATATATTCTCACTCAAAGAGCTTTGCGCAATCGTGATGATAAGCACCCCCTAACAGGTAGCCTTGACTCCATTTCCGTCCACCCAGACGAGGAGCTCACTCCAGAATGCAACAACTTTGTAGACCTCTTCGAACATTTagtcgaaaagaaaaaaaggaaattcacCATGGCAGGGAAGACATTGGATCAACTCCCTGCCGTTGAAAATTCTTTTCCAATGTACTACATACGGAATGACGAACCAGTGGATCGAACAAAAGACGAGATAAACAGATTATTCAAGCGAAAAGAACACACCACCACtatgaaagagaaaaatgtggaatACATACGAACGAAAAATTTGTCGGAAATATTTGCCTCCCCCTCCATGTGCATAATCCCACAGAATGATCCTATGAAGACGATTCAGATTGATCATGACTATAAGGGTGCATATGGTTTTTCTCCACATAGACATGTTCACCTATCAAATAACCACTTCTCCGTTTCACATAAAGGAGGGGGGCCTAATGTAATCCTCCTTCCACAgccacttcctccttcaattATTCCCCTTGTTTACCATCATTCCAATGAGCTACGGAACAGTATTGTGTTAAATGATAAGGGACACTTAACAAACGATAGTGAGGATATCGTTCACATGATCAGCACCGACAGGCACTCCAACATGTGTTATGCGAATGAGGCACTCAATGCATATGACCCTTGTCAAGTGACTAACCTGTACGAGACACCCAACAGTTTGAATGAATCACAGATCCAACAGCTCACTCTCCAGGAGGAACACATAGATGGCATGCAAAATCAGCAGGACGCGGATAACGGCAATTTATCAAGAATAACCACCAGGAGTATGTTAGCACAAAATCTTAACATACCACCGATATATGTCGACCTCCGCAGAACCTACAAAAATAACATAGAAATGGTTTCCCCCATATTCAGAGAAAATTAA
- a CDS encoding WD repeat-containing protein, putative, with amino-acid sequence MDFRNCVSSEDYMFEIKNNEQLFDGSRMVSNIKPLWSIKGHDNSIEGIHLVGKKEFATISHDCLVSVWSLEGEKGSATNVKNINLGNPILCSSYHERKGYLCAGMTNKNDNICVIDMGEKKVKEILASQCNSIFCMNYFDENKMTYGSKEGSICLIDFNKKKNIYRYEEIGDCLNYCTCNEEHNVHIFSSYKGNVLFFDLRQALPIHKNGDLHSKYSINTIFSDGNSLYSGASDCLVKKFDLRFLDGKKPLEIYVGHTSPIRFLSFSKKHDKIFCSSSDNGSIKLWQTEKNVDGVNRSSTSLACPVSTPVDGGSCAFLPTLPGDLSTKRATDRIKSGGKNFLQLNKKTVRGNRSSSIVSESNYRKSPDLKKENSNKNYDKVGKVERASMLDTYRKRTLTPSVQTIHDKRVQVMSRNELFNIIKTKGVNSRKDIPHNSAGKIYLGNTKEGPAQGDVKGARSSSRLKLPLMSQYCAPTSKNSTSCRNLKGKNKISISVSNDSTKGEGSKLGLKPHQFNIPFLHFNENDLDSSHAKKIKIRYSTLSMLNHRSRVSAMVWMGDLVLSTSWDQTVKCWNVCRHAAE; translated from the coding sequence ATGGATTTCCGAAACTGCGTGTCTAGCGAGGATTACATgtttgaaataaaaaacaatgAACAGCTGTTCGATGGGAGCAGAATGGTGAGTAATATCAAACCGTTATGGAGCATCAAAGGACACGATAATTCTATTGAGGGGATCCACCTcgtgggaaaaaaggagtttgCAACAATTTCGCACGATTGTCTGGTCTCCGTGTGGTCATTAGAGggtgaaaaaggaagcgCAACAAACGTGAAGAATATTAATCTTGGTAACCCGATACTATGTTCGAGTTACCATGAAAGGAAGGGGTACCTGTGTGCCGGAATGACAAACAAAAATGACAACATATGCGTAATCGacatgggagaaaaaaaggttaaggAAATATTAGCTAGTCAATGTAattctattttttgtatgaattattttgatgaaaataaaatgacatATGGAAGCAAAGAAGGGTCCATTTGTTTAATagattttaataaaaaaaaaaatatatacagatATGAAGAGATAGGTGACTGTTTAAATTACTGTACTTGTAATGAAGAGCAcaatgtacacatttttagtTCTTACAAAGGGAACGTGCTATTCTTTGACTTGAGACAAGCATTACCtattcataaaaatggagatttACATTCTAAATATTCTATCAATACAATTTTCTCAGATGGAAATTCCTTATATTCAGGAGCATCAGATTGtttagtaaaaaaatttgattTACGTTTTTTGGATGGGAAGAAGCCATTGGAAATATATGTCGGGCATACTTCACCTATTCGTTTTTTATCATTCTCGAAAAAGCATGATAAAATCTTTTGCTCTTCATCGGATAATGGTAGCATAAAACTTTGGCAGACTGAAAAGAATGTAGATGGAGTGAACAGGTCAAGTACGTCTCTAGCATGTCCAGTTTCTACCCCTGTGGATGGTGGAAGTTGTGCCTTTCTTCCTACCCTTCCTGGTGACTTAAGCACCAAAAGGGCTACAGATAGGATaaaaagtggaggaaaaaacttcttacagctgaacaaaaaaacagtCAGAGGTAACCGATCGAGTTCTATCGTATCTGAGAGCAATTATAGAAAATCACCTGaccttaaaaaagaaaatagcaATAAGAATTACGATAAAGTGGGCAAGGTGGAACGGGCTAGTATGCTCGACACGTATAGGAAGAGGACTCTAACTCCAAGCGTGCAGACCATCCACGATAAGAGAGTTCAAGTCATGTCCAGGAACGAACTATTCAACATTATTAAAACGAAGGGTGTCAATAGTAGGAAGGATATTCCGCATAATTCTGCGGGTAAGATTTATTTAGGGAACACCAAGGAAGGACCCGCTCAGGGAGATGTCAAAGGGGCGAGAAGTTCTAGCAGGTTAAAATTACCATTAATGTCGCAATATTGTGCACCCACCTCTAAGAATAGCACCAGCTGTAGGAAcctcaaggggaaaaataaaattagcaTAAGTGTATCCAATGACTCAACAAAGGGAGAGGGTAGCAAATTGGGATTGAAACCGCACCAGTTCAATATTCCCTTCCTACATTTTAATGAAAATGATTTAGACAGCAGTCATgcgaagaaaattaaaataaggtACTCCACTTTATCCATGTTGAACCATAGGAGCCGCGTTTCCGCCATGGTGTGGATGGGTGACTTGGTCTTGTCTACGTCGTGGGACCAGACGGTGAAGTGTTGGAATGTTTGTAGGCACGCCGCGGAGTAA